One Mycolicibacterium rufum genomic window, GCTCAAGCGGCACCTGGAGGCGCTGCTGGCGTTGGAGACCGCGATCGTCGAGACCCGGGAGCGGCGCGAGGCGCGGGTGGACCGCATCGCCGAGACCGAGCGCGCCGACCTGGAGGACTCACTGCGGCGGCTGGCCCGCACCCTGCACGGGGCGCTGACCCACCGCCGCCGCGTCGCCGCTGCCGGCCGCGTCGACTCGGGCCAGACCATGCGACGCAACATGCGCTTCGACGGCGTGCCGTTCATGCCCGTCACCGTGCGCCGCGCCGAGGACCGGCCGCGGCTGGTGGTGCTGGCCGATGTGAGCCTCTCGGTGCGGGCCACGTCGCGGTTCACCCTGCACCTGGTGCACGGCCTGCAGGACCTCTTCACCCAGGTGCGGTCGTTCGTGTTCGTCGCCGACGTCGCCGAGACCACCGAAATGTTCCGCGACCACCCGAGCGAACGGGCGCTCGGCCTGATCTTCGGCGGGGACGTCATCGACATCTCGGCGAACTCCGACTACGGCAGCGTGTTCGGCGAGTTCCTCGCCGAACACTCCTCGGCGATCACCCGCCGGACCACCGTGCTGGTGCTCGGCGACGGCCGCACCAATGCGCGCGACCCCAACCTCGCGGCGTTCGAGGAGATCACCCGCCGTGCACGGGAGACCGTGTGGCTCACGCCCGAGCCGCGCTACTCCTGGGGCCTGGGCAGCTGTGACCTGCCGGCGTACGCCGAATACTGCGACCGGGTGCGCGTGGTGGCCGACCTGTCGGGGCTGGAAACCGCCGCGCACGAGTTCGCCGCGGACGCCGTGGGGAGATGACGTGAGTCGTACGCTGGAGCTGTCCGGGTCACACTCCGTGCGCCCGGCCCGGGGCGTGCGAGGCGAGGCAGTGACGAGATCGGACAGCGGCGCGGCAGCGGTCGGGACGTGCGACGACCGGCGCCGCGCGGAGTCCGGGGCACGGCTGCTGAAATTCCACGCCCCCGAGATCGTGTTCGGCATCGACTCCATGGCCGAGGCCGCCCACGCCGCGCTGCGGCTCGGCGCGCTGCGGCCGATGCTGGTCACCGACCCCGGGCTCATCGAGGCCGGCTGGGCCGATGAGATGGTCGACCACCTGGCCGAGCAGGGCATCGCGGCCCGGATGTGGCACCACCTCACACCCAACCCGAAAGACCACGAGATCGCCGCCGGGTTCGACACCTACGCCGAGCACGGCTGCGACGTCCTGCTGGCCGTCGGCGGCGGCTCGGTGATCGACGCGGCCAAGGGCGTGGCGATCCTCGCCGCCAACGGCGGGGACATCCTCGACTACGAGGGCGTCGACAAGGCGGAGATGCCGATCCCGCCGCTGGTCGTCGTGCCGTCCACGTCGGGAACCGGCGCCGACGTGTCGCAGTTCTGCATCGTCACCGACACCACCCGCAACACCAAGATCACCATCCTGGGGCGCGCGCTCGTCCCCGACATCACGGTCATCGACCCGCGGCTACTCACCACGATGCCCGAGTGGCTCAACGCCGCCACCGGTCTGGACGCGCTCACCCACGGCATCGAGGCGTTCGTCTCGCTGGGCCACAACCAACTCACCGACCACCACGCGCTGCGTGCCGTGCAGATGGTCACGGACAACCTGGCCGCCACCCTGGAGCGGCCGCAGGACATGCCCGCCCGGGTGCTGATGGCCCAGGCCGCGCTGGAGGCGGGGTTGGCGTTCACCAACGCGATCCTCGGCGCCGCCCACGCGATGAGCCATCAGGTGGGCGGCCTGCTCGATCTGCCGCACGGCGTGGTCAACGGCGTGCTGCTGCCGCACGTCATCCGCTTCAACGCCGAGGCGGACCCCGAGCCCTACAAGACCATCGCGACGTTCCTCGGGGTCGCCGAGGCGGGGGCGCCCGCCGCTGAGGCGGCCCTGGCGCTGGCCGATCGCATCGACCGGCTGGCCCGCGACGTCGGGGTGCCGCGCGGCCTGGCGCAACTCGGCGTGTCCGAGGACGACCTGCCCCGGCTGGCGAAGACGGCGCTGGCCGACGCCTGCATGAGCACCAATCCGCGCCCCGCCGACGAGAGGCAGATGCAGGCGCTGTTCCGGGCGGCGATGTGAGGCGGCTCTCGTGACCGCCGCGGACGCCGGCCCTCCCGACCTCGCCCGGTTGACCGGCCTGCGCTCGGGCAAGGGTCGCTTCTATCCCGAATTACGGCTCACCGCACAGCGTTTGGACCGGGTGATCGCGGCGCTCGACACCATCTCCCGGGCGCTGGTGCAGACCATCGAGGGCCCGGAGAACCTGGTGCGCGCGGTCGCCGAGGCCGCGCGGGCCACCCTCGACGCGGACTGGGTGCTGCTGGCACTGGCCGACGGCGCGCTGCCCGAGGCCAGTGTGCGGCACCTCATCCTGGACTCGGCCGGTGTCGCCTACGCCTTCGAAGGACTCCACAGCGCGGCCGATCCCGGCGCGTCACTGCCCGACGCGGTGCTCAACCGCCTCAACGACATCCTGCGGGGCCAACTCGCGCAGTTCCGGCTGCCGGTGATCGAGACGCAGCACGCGCACGTGCCGATCGAACTGAACGGCACGGTGATCGGGGCGTTCGCGGCGTGGACGCCGCCGCACCGGACCCTCGACGGCACCGACGCCATGGTGATGCGCATCCTGGCCGGGCAGACGGCGGTCGCGTTGCAGAACTCGGCGCTGTTCACCAAATCGGTGACGCTGCTGGCCCAGTCCGAGGCCCGCAACGCCGAGCTGCTGGCCACCCAGCGCGAACTCGGTGCGGCACAACGCCATCAGGTGCTCAACTCCGAGCGGCACCGCATCGCCAGGGAACTGCACGACAGCGTCGCCCAGACCGTGCTGTCGGCCGGCATGCAGATCGAGGTGTGCCGCAGCGAGATCGGTCCGGGCGCAGGGGAGCTGGCCGACAGGCTGGACCTCGCGAAGGACCTCACCCGCTCGGCGACCGAACAGCTGCGCTCGGCGATCTACGCGCTCAACCAGTCCGACGCCGAACGTTCCGGGCTGGCCGCCATGCTCGGGCAGCTGGCCACCGTGCACATGCCCGAGGATCTGCGGGTGACGCTGCGGGTGGCGGGCCCGTCCGTGGAGCTGCCCAGCGATGTCGAGCACGCCTTGCTGCGGATCGCCGGGGAGGCGCTGTTCAACACCGCGATGCACGGCCACGCCACCCGAGCCCTGGTGCGGCTGACCTACGGTGACGACGCGGTGGCGTTGTCGATCGCCGACGACGGCACCGGGGACCCCGACAAGCTGCGGCTGATGCTGCGGATGGCCGAGGCCGCCGACGTCGACGGCCGGCACCGCGGGCTGGCCAACATGCGGGCCCGGGCCGCCGAACACGGTGGCACCTTCGACGTCTACCGCTCCCGCATCGGCGGGGTGCGGGTCGTGGCGCGCATCCCGTACGTCGCGGAACGCCGTGCGGAAAGCCTCGCAGAAAGCCTTGGAGAAAGCCGGAGTTCATGACACCCATCAGGCTCGTTCTCGTCGACGACCATGCCATCCTGCGCCAGGGCCTGCGTTCGGTGCTCGAACGCGCCGACGACCTCGTCGTCGTCGGGGAGGCGGCGTCGGAGGCCGAGGCCGAGGCCGTGGTGCGGGCCACCCAGCCTGACGTGGTGCTCCTGGACCTCAAGCTGTCGGCCGGCTCGGAGTTCGAGGGACTCACGTTGTGCGCCAAGCTGTCCGCGGAGTATCCGGCGCTCGGCCTGCTGGTGCTCACCACGTTCCTCGACGAGGACCTGGTGGTGCGTGCCGTGCACGCCGGCGCGCGGGGGTACGTGGTCAAGGACGTCGACACCACCGAACTGGTCCGGGCGATCCGAGCGATCTCGGCGGGAGAGAGCGCGTTCGACTCGCGCAGCGCCGCCGCGGTGGTGCGGTCCCTGTCGGGCCGCGCGGAGCCGCGCGCACAGCTCACCGACCGCGAGGTCGAGGTATTGCGATTGCTCGCGGCCGGGTTGTCCAACAACAAGATCGGCGAGAAGCTCTACATCTCCGCGACGACCGCGAAGTTCCACGTCAGCAACATCATGCGCAAACTCGAGGTCAGCAGGCGGGCCGAGGCGGTGTACGCGGCGAGCAAGCGGGGCCTGATCTAGCGATCCAGCACCAGCCAGCCGCCGTGAAAGGCGTAGGTGTGGGCGGTGATTCCCGCATGCCGGCCTGTCAGCTCGTCGGCCAGCCGCTGTAGCCGCAGTAGGTCGAACCGCTGGACGTGGCCGTAGCAGTCCCGCGGTTGCTCCTCGAACGGCACCGCGACGACGACGCGGCGGCGGGCCAGCCGCAGCGCCTCGTCGAGCACCGCGTGCAGCGCGTCGGTCGGCAGATGCTCGATCAGGTGCAGCGCGGTCACGGTGTCGGCGCTGCCGTCGGGCAACACGACGTCGGTGGCATCGCACGCCAGCGTCGCCACCGGGCGGCACAGCCGGGTACTCACCCGGTCCAGCAGCCCCATCGCCGAGGGGCTCAGATCGGTGGCCAGGACGTCGTGTCCGAGCGCGGCCATCCGCAGCGGGAAGAACCCGAAGCACGAGCCGAGATCGATCAGACGCGGCCCGCGGACCTGCGCGGCCGCCTCGGCGTGGATCGGGGCGAAGGCCGCGTCACCGTGCTCGAGAGCGGCCAGCGAGTTGCGGTAGAACCGCAGCCAGGAGGACAACCCGCCGTCGACGGTGGAGCGGACCACACCGGTGAACACGAGCTCGAACTCGGACTGCCCGCGCAGTACGCCGGTGTCGACCAGGTGTTCGGTCAGCAGCAGCGTGAGCGCGTCGGACAGCTCACCGGGCGTCAGGTCGTGCTCCACGGTGAGCCACGCGCCGCGCCGGTGCACACAGAACCGGGGGGTGCACACGGTCGCGACGGCCGGGTGCGGCCGGTGCGGGCCGTGCCGGCGGGTGACCTGGACGCCGTGGCCGCTCCAGCGTCCGCGCGGGCACGGGGCGAGCGGATCGAGCAGGGCTGCTTGCATATTCGTCGACGTTAGGGCCCGGGCGGGGGCCTCCGCGTGCCCCGAACGGGTGCGATACCGGGCCCGCCCGGATGGGTGCCGACTGCCCGATCGGCGAGTTCTGCAGCGCGGTGGCCGGTTTTACCGTGGAGACACCGTGGAAGAGGGAGACACCAATGGCCACCTGGTTCGAGACCGTCGCCGAAGCTCAGCTGCGTGCCCGAAAGCGGCTGCCGCCCAGCGTCTACAGCGCGCTGGTCGCCGGATCGGAGAAGGGCCTCACCGTCGCCGACAACATCTCGGCGTTCGCCGAGCTCGGCTTCGCACCCCACGTCGCCGGACTGTCCGGTAAGCGGGACATGGCGACGACGGTGATGGGGCAGGCGATCTCGCTGCCGGTGCTGATCTCCCCGACCGGTGTGCAGGCCGTGCACCCCGACGGCGAAGTGGCGGTGGCGCGCGCCGCCGCGGCCCGTGGCACCGCGATCGGCCTGTCGTCGTTCGCCAGCAAGCCCGTCGAGGAGGTGGCGCAGGCCAACCCGGCGACGTTCTTCCAGATGTACTGGACCGGTGGCCGGGACACGCTGGCGGCCCGGATGGAGCGGGCCCGGCGCGCCGGCGCCGTCGGGCTGATCATCACCACCGACTGGTCGTTCTCCAACGGCCGCGACTGGGGCAGCCCCGCCATCCCCGAGCGGATGGACCTCAAAGCCATGCTGCGCTTCGCGCCGGAGGGGATCCGCAGACCGC contains:
- the mftM gene encoding mycofactocin oligosaccharide methyltransferase MftM; its protein translation is MQAALLDPLAPCPRGRWSGHGVQVTRRHGPHRPHPAVATVCTPRFCVHRRGAWLTVEHDLTPGELSDALTLLLTEHLVDTGVLRGQSEFELVFTGVVRSTVDGGLSSWLRFYRNSLAALEHGDAAFAPIHAEAAAQVRGPRLIDLGSCFGFFPLRMAALGHDVLATDLSPSAMGLLDRVSTRLCRPVATLACDATDVVLPDGSADTVTALHLIEHLPTDALHAVLDEALRLARRRVVVAVPFEEQPRDCYGHVQRFDLLRLQRLADELTGRHAGITAHTYAFHGGWLVLDR
- a CDS encoding MadS family sensor histidine kinase; translation: MTAADAGPPDLARLTGLRSGKGRFYPELRLTAQRLDRVIAALDTISRALVQTIEGPENLVRAVAEAARATLDADWVLLALADGALPEASVRHLILDSAGVAYAFEGLHSAADPGASLPDAVLNRLNDILRGQLAQFRLPVIETQHAHVPIELNGTVIGAFAAWTPPHRTLDGTDAMVMRILAGQTAVALQNSALFTKSVTLLAQSEARNAELLATQRELGAAQRHQVLNSERHRIARELHDSVAQTVLSAGMQIEVCRSEIGPGAGELADRLDLAKDLTRSATEQLRSAIYALNQSDAERSGLAAMLGQLATVHMPEDLRVTLRVAGPSVELPSDVEHALLRIAGEALFNTAMHGHATRALVRLTYGDDAVALSIADDGTGDPDKLRLMLRMAEAADVDGRHRGLANMRARAAEHGGTFDVYRSRIGGVRVVARIPYVAERRAESLAESLGESRSS
- a CDS encoding MadR family response regulator transcription factor gives rise to the protein MTPIRLVLVDDHAILRQGLRSVLERADDLVVVGEAASEAEAEAVVRATQPDVVLLDLKLSAGSEFEGLTLCAKLSAEYPALGLLVLTTFLDEDLVVRAVHAGARGYVVKDVDTTELVRAIRAISAGESAFDSRSAAAVVRSLSGRAEPRAQLTDREVEVLRLLAAGLSNNKIGEKLYISATTAKFHVSNIMRKLEVSRRAEAVYAASKRGLI
- a CDS encoding VWA domain-containing protein, which codes for MEATLHRFVRLLRLAGVRVSIPEALDAMRCAGQPGVLSSRAVLRTALRVALVKDERDAPVFDEIFDAFFSLVRVGGAEDGHGHSHAHDDLVDTGELESFTLSEEPSDTPEQGHEHGKPSSIRDYFKQEDLAQRYNLHQEANKIDLAALTDEIAFSKDSRSGADDAVRIQLSTDRLSGATSAGDLATSAGTAVDAELTIAEQDALLGWLDSEMDCAGDESDAAALRKRLAGVLENLPAALKRHLEALLALETAIVETRERREARVDRIAETERADLEDSLRRLARTLHGALTHRRRVAAAGRVDSGQTMRRNMRFDGVPFMPVTVRRAEDRPRLVVLADVSLSVRATSRFTLHLVHGLQDLFTQVRSFVFVADVAETTEMFRDHPSERALGLIFGGDVIDISANSDYGSVFGEFLAEHSSAITRRTTVLVLGDGRTNARDPNLAAFEEITRRARETVWLTPEPRYSWGLGSCDLPAYAEYCDRVRVVADLSGLETAAHEFAADAVGR
- a CDS encoding iron-containing alcohol dehydrogenase, with translation MLKFHAPEIVFGIDSMAEAAHAALRLGALRPMLVTDPGLIEAGWADEMVDHLAEQGIAARMWHHLTPNPKDHEIAAGFDTYAEHGCDVLLAVGGGSVIDAAKGVAILAANGGDILDYEGVDKAEMPIPPLVVVPSTSGTGADVSQFCIVTDTTRNTKITILGRALVPDITVIDPRLLTTMPEWLNAATGLDALTHGIEAFVSLGHNQLTDHHALRAVQMVTDNLAATLERPQDMPARVLMAQAALEAGLAFTNAILGAAHAMSHQVGGLLDLPHGVVNGVLLPHVIRFNAEADPEPYKTIATFLGVAEAGAPAAEAALALADRIDRLARDVGVPRGLAQLGVSEDDLPRLAKTALADACMSTNPRPADERQMQALFRAAM